GGGTTAAATATTGTGGTGTCTGTGGGTCAGATATTCACGTTTATGAGACAGATAAAGAAGGGTATATTCTATTTTCTGGCCCTACCAAGTTACCCGTTGTTTTAGGACATGAGCTTTCAGGTGAAATCGTCGAAGTTGGTAAAGAAGTTAAAGGATTTTACCAGGGTGATATTATAACTACAGAAAGCATTTTATGGTGTGGACACTGTACACCTTGCCGCATAGGAATGCCTAATCAGTGTGAAAATGTCGAACTGTTGGGATTAACAGTAGATGGTGGCTTCGCTGAATATATAACTCTCAAAGCAAAATATTGTTGGAAACTTAATCATTTACAAGAAAGATATTCCTTTGAAGAGGTTTGTAAAATAGGTACTTTAATAGAACCTATCGGTTGTGCTTATAACGGTATCTTTATATCGGGAAATGGTTTCTTACCTGGTGCATTTGCCATAGTCTATGGTGTAGGAGCAATTGGACTAGGTGCTGTGATGTTACTTAAAGCAGCAGGTGCAGCAATAGTAATAGCAGTTGATTCTATTGAAGAAAGACTCAATATTGCTAAATCAATGGGAGCTGATTACGCTTACAATATAGCCTCCACAAATGATTTTTCGGAGATGGTTCAAGAAATTACAGGAGGTTGGGGAGCCGATATTCAAGTTGAAGCCGCAGGAGCAGCTAAATATACCATCCCAATGATGGAAAGAAATATTGCCAAAAGAGGAAAAATTATTTATTTAGGTCGGGCAGACTCAGAAGCATTTATAGATTTGAATAGTCTTGTAAGTGGGGCACATACAATAGTAGGTTCTCGTGGACATTCTGGATATGGAATATTTAATAACGTAATCGCCATGATTCACAAAGGAAAACTTTGTGGAATTGAAAAACTTGTAACTTCATCTTTCCCCTTGAGAGACATCTTAAATGCTTTCGAGTCTTCGCGTTCCAGAAAAGATGGAAAAATACTAATTAATATGCACTCTGTATAAGATAATCAGAAAATACTTAGTTTTCTAGCTGAATTATTGCCTGTGGTATTAATATCACGTGGTGAATTTAAATCTCTAATCTTGTTGGCTACTCCAGCATACTATTAGGGAGTTTAAAACAAGCGATTGATTACCTTACCTTGAATTTTTGAAAGTAGTCTTTAGCAATGAACAAAACTTTATTTCATCTTACCTTTCCTGTGACAGACCTTGCTCTGGCAAAAACCTACTATGTTGATGCTTTGGGTTGTATTCCTGGTCGAGAAAATCGTCAACTTTTAAT
This portion of the Nostoc sp. GT001 genome encodes:
- the iolM gene encoding scyllo-inosose 3-dehydrogenase — protein: MKNHSLQVIGNYLMKALLAEATWTPKKQNLNKNLGVVGSLAWKDPQLKIVDKSFPVLRHDELLVRVKYCGVCGSDIHVYETDKEGYILFSGPTKLPVVLGHELSGEIVEVGKEVKGFYQGDIITTESILWCGHCTPCRIGMPNQCENVELLGLTVDGGFAEYITLKAKYCWKLNHLQERYSFEEVCKIGTLIEPIGCAYNGIFISGNGFLPGAFAIVYGVGAIGLGAVMLLKAAGAAIVIAVDSIEERLNIAKSMGADYAYNIASTNDFSEMVQEITGGWGADIQVEAAGAAKYTIPMMERNIAKRGKIIYLGRADSEAFIDLNSLVSGAHTIVGSRGHSGYGIFNNVIAMIHKGKLCGIEKLVTSSFPLRDILNAFESSRSRKDGKILINMHSV